The bacterium genomic sequence TCTCGAAAAACTCTTTTGCCTCTGGTTTGACGGAATGGTGTATAACCAGATCTGGGAAGATCCCGTGGTTGATGCACAGGCCTTAAATCTTAATGAGCGTTCAAAGATTCTCACCATCAGCTCTGGTGGCTGTAACCTGCTCAACTATCTTGCCTACGATCCCGCTGAGATTCACGCAGTTGATCTTAATCCTAATCACATGCAGCTTGCTCGACTTCGCCTTGCAGCGATTGAATACTTACCAGATTACCCTTCCTTACTTCAGTTTTTTGGCTCTGCGAAAGGACCTGAAAATCTGGTTGCTTACGAGAAGTATATTCGTCCACACCTTGACGATCAGGCGCGACACTTCTGGGAGTCTCCGTCAATGTTTCGAGTTGGAGCCTCCCGAAGAATCGATTTTTTCGCTAAAAACCTCTACAACTACACACGTTCCGGATTCTTTATCCGTCTCCTTCATTGGCTTTGTCGGCTTGCAAAATGCTCTCCAGAAAAAATACTCGAAGCCAGATCTTTAGAGGAACAGAGAGATTTATTTCAAAAACATCTTGCCCCGACGTTTGAACACTGGCTCGTCAAGACATTTGGAAAATTACCTATTACGGTATACAGCTTGGGCATACCACCGCAGCAGTTCACAGCACTCAAAGAAGACGCAGAAAGCATTGTCGATGTTTACAAAAGAAGGATTGAGAGATTGGCATGCAATTTCCCAGTGCAGGAAAACTACTTCGCGTGGCAGGCCTTTGCGAGACAATATAACGTGAATGAACAAAATGCGTTGCCGCTTTACTTGCAAGAAGAACACTATGATACGATTCGAAGTAGAGTGGCTCGCATTACAACAACAGTAACTACAACAACTTCATTTATTCAAAATGCTCAGGAGGGGTCTCTGAATGCGTTTGTCTTTCTTGACTCACAAGATTGGATGACCCAACAGCAGGTCATTAACCAGTGGCAAGCAATAGCTGATGCAGGAGAGCCAGGGTCACGAATCATATTCCGAACTGCAGGCTCGCGTTCGCCGATCGGCGATCTGTTACCAGAGAGTCTTCTGTCGCAATTTGTATACCATAGCGAGCTCTCGAAAGAGCTTTATGAAAAGGACCGTTCAGCTGTCTATGGCGGATTTCACATTTACGAACGGAGATAAAAGGAGAAAGCTTGAATCGTGCCGAAAATAAGGGAGAAGTGACGTCTGCTCAGCCCCCGTCCTCGGAGCCTGGCATCGATTCGCAAGCAAGTAGCCATTCCTCCGACAACCATGAGCACCGCTCCCATGGCGAACTCTTGAATAATATCTATTCGCTTCAAAGGCATTTCTATGATGTTACGCGAAAGTACTACTTATTCGGGAGAGATCACATCCTGAAAGAAATTATTGCTTCCAGACCTGAATCGCTCCTTGAAATAGGCTGTGGAACAGGAAGAAATCTCTTTATCCTGGAGCGAATGGTCCAGGCCTCAGTTCAAGCAGGACATACCACTCAAGCTCCAGAACTCTTTGGATTGGATGCCTCAACTGAAATGCTCGCGTATGCGAAAAAGCACCAGCCTACTAAAAGTCAAATTCACTTTGCCTATGGATATGCCGAGTCATTCGGGCCCAGTGAGCTGTTTTCGAGAGGCACATTTTCAGATATTTTATTCTCTTACTCCCTGTCGATGATTCCAGAATCAATTCTAGCACTCAATCATGCACTGACACTTATACCCAAGGGGGGCAGAGTCTGGATTGTAGATTTTTGGGATCAGTCTGGATATCCAATATGGTTCCAAAAACTGCTTCAATGGTGGCTTCGTCTATTTCATGTGGAATTCTCTCCCGAACTATTTTCTCATATCAAGGCCTTACCAGACCAATGGTCAAGCATAGACACTTTACGTAAGCATGGCGCATATTCAGTATCTTTAAGACCAGTAGGTCGTAAATACGGATATCTTGCCTGTATTACCCGCGATGCTACGAATTAGAAGCATCAACACACAGAAGCATGCTTCTGGCGAGCATCACAGCTGGGAGGTTCATCGCCGTCGCATTCATCCCTCTTATTGCAGCTCAGTTACCTCGCGATAAATCCCTGCTCGCGATATTCATTCAATTTATTCCGCAAAGTCCGGATACTAATTCCAAGACTCTTCGCTGCCTGAGTTCGGTTATCATCATTTGCCTTCAGGGTCTCGATAATCAGGGTTCTTTCGACCTCGTGCACAGTCATTCCAGGAATGATTTGTAGAGAATCTTGTAGATTCTCGTCTTCAGTAATCACACTCTGAATCTCTTCACTCCCCTCTGGTCTCGCTACTATATCAATGGACTCACGAAGTGATGGCGCTCCTCCAGCAACATTCGCTAATACGTTATCGGTGAGAAGAAAATCTCTCTGCTCAAGCGTTCGACCGCTCGAAAGTATCGCGGCACGTTCCACTGCATTTTGAAGTTCACGAATATTGCCAGGCCACTGATATGCCTGCAGCGCATTGAGGACCTCAACTGGTAGTTGAGGAGCTTGCGCACCCAAATATTTCTTCAAAAAGTGCTCGGTTAAAATTTTCACATCTCCCTTTCGGTGTCGTAATGCTGGTAGTGTCACTGGTATTACGTTCAACCGATAAAATAGATCTGCGCGAAATTCACCTCGCTGTACCATATCCTCAAGATTTCTATTGGTAGTTGCCACTACTCGTACATCAACTGAAATTGGACTCTTACCACCAACGCGATCGACTTCTCGCTCTTGCAAAACTCGTAGTAGTTTCGCCTGAAGCCCAAGCTCCATCTCGGAAATTTCATCCAGTAGAATTGTGCCGCCATGTGCTAATTCAAATTTTCCAATCTTCTTGGTTTGAGCTCCAGTAAACGCACCCTTTTCATGCCCAAACAACTCGCTCTCAAGAAGAGATTCAGGAAGAGCTGCGCAATTAACGGCAACGAAAGGCTGATGCACTCTCGGACTTGAATCATGAATCAATCTCGCTACCAGCTCCTTTCCTGTTCCAGATTCGCCTTGAATCAGGACAGTCGCATCACTCCGTGAAACCGATTCACAGACTTCTAGAACTCGCTTCATGAGTGAGTCCTGAGTAACGATAGGCCGCCCCATAGCTCCCTGCGAACCAGCTGTCTTTCTGTGTTGCGTAACTTCTGGTGAGACAACTCGATCAACAACTCTTTGTAATTCCTCATTCCGGAATGGCTTTGAGATAAAGTCAGCAGCCCCTTGCTGCATCGCATCCACTGCCTGGGTAATAGTTCCGTGAGCCGTAATCATGATGACCGGAAGCTGAGAGAACTTTTCCTGCACAGCTTTAAGAAGCTCGAGTCCTGTCATATTTGGCATCTGCTGATCAGTAATGAGGAGATCAAAACTCTCTTGAGAAACGGCTTCTAAGGCCGCAGCTCCATCAGATACAACAGAGACAGAATGACCATTCCTGCTGAGTCCAGCTTTCAAAGCAAGTTGCATTTGCGGATCATCATCTGCAACCAAAATTTTTAACTCATTCATAATACTTCTCCTCTCGACACGACTATTTGAAAAATGTAACCGTAAACTGGGCACCGTTTCTCCTATTCCCAGCTTTGATATCTGCCTCGTGCAAGTCTACAATCTGCCGACAAATGGCAAGACCTAGCCCAGTCCCTTCTGGTTTACTGGTCGTAAAAGGCTCAAAGATCGTTTCTAGACTATCAAATGGAATCCCATCTCCACGATCGCGAATACGTACGTGGACACGATCATTTCTAGCCCATAGAAGCACTTCGAGGGTGCCCTCATAACCCTGCGCTTGCACTCCATTCATTAGAAGGTTCGTAAAGAGCTGCCTCATCCTCGTTTCATCTGCCATGACGAAGCAACTTCCTCGTTCCCTCAGGTTGATTCTTGTTTCAGGATACATCTGCTCACATTGACCACTAAGCTCGTGAAGTATCGCTGACAATGATACCGGTACCCTGACAGGGGCGGCGTTTTTTGTGAAATGAAGAATATTGCTTACAACATGATTGAGCGTTCCTATACTTCGTTCAATGGCTACCACAATCTCTTGTTGATCTGGCTGATCACTGAGGTCTTCACGTAACAATGATGTATAGAGGGTCATAGCACCCAATGGATTGCGAATCTCATGTGCTAAAGCAGCAGCAGTTTTTCCGAGAGTGGCTAACCGTTCGCTTTTCTTAATCTCCTCTTCTTTTCTTTGGAGTTCAAGGCGCAGTTGTTGGCTTTCCTGACGGAGCTCTTCGTATTTTGACTGGAGTTGTATGCTTGCTTCACTAAATCGTTGGAATGCATTAGAGAGAACTTTATAGTCCTCGATCGAGACAACAAGCTCATTCAGTGATCGGGATGATTCCGCTGGCTTTGCTAGTTTTTGAGCAAGGTGTTCCATTCCGCACTCTCCGCTAAAGCATTTAGTAATGTAATCCAACTATCTGAAAGAGGATATTTTTCAGCCGCTGCTTGACGAATTTTCTTCAAAGCTCGGATCTCATCTAATTCGAATGCAGAACGTCCGAGCGCGTATTCAACCCAACTATCAAGAAAATAGTCTGGATACAGCTCCCTTCCCTTCGTTAACCAGACCCTTACCCCGCCGTAATCTTTCAGTTGCAAGGCCACCTCTGAAAGAGCACGCATGGCTTCAGGAGCTCGCTCATGTGAAACCGGAACTTTTCGGTAAAAAGAAATCGCTTCCTCAAGATTCCCAAGATGTCGCTCTACCTCGGCTATCCGAAAAGCCGTATCAGCGATGAGTTCTTCAGATACCTCATCGAATGCTTGAAGATAGAACCCTCGAGCCGCTCCAAACTGATCGAGGGCACTGTGAGCATCACCGAGCAACATCAGTATACTGCCCCTCAACTCTGTAGCGCTTGGCAATAACTCCTGGGCTCGTTCTCCAAATAAGATTGCCACACGAGGCTTTTTACCATGGAGTTCGATCATTGCACGCATCGAAAGTATTTTCGCACGCTTTTCATTTGACAGGCTCTCTTCTCTTAACAATTGGTCAAGATATGAAGTGGCTTTATCAAGAAGACTCAATCCCCATGCACTACGCGCAGCAGATTCAATCGCTTCTGGTGTGACTCTTCGCTCGGGCAATTTTTCGAACAGCACTAATGCCTCATAGTAATGACCAGATGCTGTCAACTTTTGAATATCTATCGGGTGCTGCGCCTGACTCCTATCTGTCAGGACAAGCAGCGCCAATATTATTGACAGAAAAAGATATACTTTCATGGAATGACTCTCTAATTAGAAAATGCAAATTGCGGACGTACAGGCTCTGCAGTCAACGGAATCTCCGTCCGAAATCTCTCTAGACCCTTCTTTTTAATCTTCTCAACCAGGGTTGTTCGATTAAGCTGTAGAAGCTCTGCGGCCGCTTTCTTATTCCACTCAGTCTTTTCAAGGGCTTTAAGAATCAGGTTTGATTCGAATGAATCGACGACCGTATTAAAATCTAAACCCTTCTCGGGAATCTCAGCTACTTGCACGGCAGAGTCCTGTGCCTGACTCCCTTCTCCTTGGAGGTATGCTGGCAAGTCTCTGATAGTAATCTCATCATTATCGGCTAATACTGCCAAACGACGAATAAGGTTTTCTAATTCTCTAACATTTCCTGGCCACTCAAACGACGTGAGTTGTAAAAGAGCCTGTGAGCTGAAATGAAGATTCGAACGCTTTAAATTTAAGCCTTCACGCTGAAGGAAATATTGAGCAAGCAGACTAATATCAGAGCCTCTTTCTCGTAAGGCTGGCAACTCTATTGGTACAACTTGCAAACGATAAAAAAGATCTTCTCGGAAGCGCCCAGCCTTCACCTCTTCTCTCAGGTCTTTATTCGTAGCAGCAACAATGCGTACATTAATAGGAATAGAACGCGTAGAACCTACTGGTTCAATAATTTGGTCCTGCAACACTCGAAGCAGCTTCACCTGCAACTTAGGACTCATCTCACCGATTTCATCCAGAAAGATTGTGCCCCCATCTGCGAGTTGAAACCGTCCTATCTTATTGTTAGAGGCTCCTGTAAAAGCACCTTTTTCATGTCCAAACAGCTCGCTCTCGAGAATCTCTTCAGGAATTGCTCCACAATTCACTGGAACAATCTTTCCCCTTCTTTTACTGAGAGTATGTAATGCGTGAGCTACCAGCTCTTTCCCTGTTCCGCTTTCTCCCAAAATCAGAACAGTTGCATCCGTTGCCGCAACTTTTTCAAGGACTGAAAATACGCCTTGCATCTTGTTACATTGGCTAATGATCCCGGCAAATGAATTTTGCTGGAAATTTGAAGTAATAGGGTGAGTAGTGCCTCCTTCTGAACTTGAAAAGTACAGTGCACTATTGTCTGACACGGCAGCACAACCTTGGGAACCTTGCATATCGCTCTCCTTAGCGAAAAAAAACCAAATCCGTGGAAACTGCAAAAACGTAAGAATTCACATCGGGAGGAAACTCTTGAGGAAAGTAGACCTGACACGTTCTCTACCCTCTGGCTCAACACGGTTTCCCTACTACCAAACAAACTCTGTCAAGTTGTTGGCAAGTCCCGTACCACTCTATCTTTGACACGCCGAGCTATTGACGGGTTTCAGGAAAAGATACGTCAATATCTTATTGTGCAATAAAATCAGTATAGTAGCCAGCTTATCCACACATTGAAAATATTTTTCCTGAGTAAAATCTGTTACAAACTCACTTTTCTACTATGATTATTTTTCAGGTTTCCCTCATTTTACTGTGACAAAGATGCATAGTAATCCCACTCTCCGAAATATTTTGGCAGCACTCGATACCTCTCATGACGGCTCACCGACGGCCTGAGCTCCCTGTCTCTCTTCTGAGGCTGAACTTCCTGATTCAAACTCAGCCCCAAAAGGCGAGAATTCTGTATTTCTATCCATCTTTCCAGTACTCTCTGAGGACTGCTGCGAGCTCAGCGTTCACGGGTAAAGAAGAGAATACTCGTCAATAAGAGAACAGCGGATAGGAATCATGACGCAGTGGCGAAGAAGCGTGTACTGATAGAGAGGGATCATGAGCAGTAGTGACAGCGAGAATCAAATTCCATTCGATGATAGGAAAGCTTCGCTTTCGAAAGTCGCAGAGCTCCGCTCTTACATCGCAAACAACGACGACTCTGATGAGTTCATTCACGACTCTGAACCACTGCAAGAGCTAGCAGGAGCACTTTTCACAGAGGCGCCGGAAGAGTTTGTCTCGCGCCAGTCGATGAAGGAACTCAGATGGATCACCAAAGAGCTGAATTCACGTATTCAACAATTTCTCGAGGGTGACGGAACCCAGGTTGTCTACATTAGCGACCAGGCAGAGAGTAATGATCAATCAGATCAATCATCAAAAGGCTTCCTTCACATTTTCACAGTTCTTGGTGACCGTCCTTTTATTATCAATTCTATCCGCGAATGCTTGCTACAAGGTGGCGCTTCCATAGAAGTATTATTACACCCAATACTCTTGAGAGGTGGAAAGCGTCTTTCCTGCTGCTATGTTCAACTTTCAAACATAAATCCTTCTGAACAGCTTATTCTCAAAAAGGCGATAGAACGCTCACTAACCCACGTTTGCGCCGCAACTGATGACTTCACGAAAATCCTCGTTCGTATAGAGACCCTCTCGCGCATAATGGAAACTACGAAGCCTGCTCCTGGCATATCCCCGATTGATCGAAATGATGCCGCATCATCCCTTCGATGGATCAGCCAGGGAGGATTCTTATTGACAGGGCTCTCAGTCTGGGAAAGCTCCTCACCAGAAACTCAGCCCCAAAAAACAGAAATTACTCTTGGAATACACCGCTTGACTGGTGCATATGTCTCAGCACTTCATGACGAACTGAGAGAAGATTTACGTAACTTCGAGGATGAAAATGTCCTACTCATGATATCTCGATTGCGTTCTGAAAGCTTTGTGCAAAGGCGCTCAAGACTACTGAATATAACTGCTTCAGATACTTCTCCAGATGGCAATACGCGCACTATTTACCAAATCACTGGCTTACTCACATCCTCAGCACTTGCCGAAAAATCGGCGGAGGTCCCTTTCTTAAAGAGGAAACTCAATACGCTCCTTGAATCGGAGGGTGCGCCTGAACACTCGCACAACCATAAAGGTATTACAAAAATCTTCAATTCCATGCCAAAGGAGGAAGCTCTTCGTCTTGACATTGAAAGCCTGCGCTCTGTTATCTACACGATTCTCAATGTTCAAAATAGGAATGAAACTCATATATCCGTAAAAGTTGATAAACAGTCACGCAGCGCATCAGTTATTACGATAATGCCTCGAGATAGGTTTAACACCGAGGTCAGGCATCGTGTGCAGGCTCTCGTTGAAGAGGTATTTTGTGCAACACCAGGTTCAAGTGAGTACTTTCTTGATCTTTCTAATAAGCCTCATGCACGTTTTTACTTTCATGTTTCAATGCCCAAGACGGGGCTACCAAAGATCGATATTAGCAAACTGAAGACTGACATAGCAGAACTGACAAGAGGATGGAGAGAAAACTTAGAAGAACGTATCTTTCATTCAAATGATTTCGAATCTCCATCGGATATTGCCAAAAAGTATGGAGATGCGTTTAATACTCGTTATCAGGCAAGTCAGACAGTCGAAGATTGTGCACATGATATTCTGCAAATCGAGAAGCTAAAGAAGACTTCGCCGATACGCATTTCTATGCGTCCGACCGATGAAGATATCCCGAATAGCTTCTTTCTTGTCTTGTATAAACTTGGCTCAAATTTAACCATTAGTCATACCCTGCCGATTCTAGAACATGCAGGCTTAGAGGTACTGTCTGAAAACTCCTTTCGTATTAAGGTAATAGACAAAGACAGAGTAGCAATTCATAGATTTCTCGTAAGACCACGAGAGTGTTCTCATATTTCCCTAGAAAGTTTTTCCGAGGTACTTGCTCCCGGATTAAAGGCAATATTCTTGGATGAAGCGAAGAGCGACCTTCTGAATGCCTTGCTCATCTCTGCAGAGTTGCCCCTACGCTCTATTGAGCTTCTTCGAACCTATTGTTCTCTCTTATGGCAGGTCAATAAATTCGCATCAAAGAGTGTTATTCAGCAAGCTCTGGTCAATGCTCCGGCAGCAGCGAATCAGTTGTGGAATATGTTCGATCTGCGATTCAATCCAGAGCTATCGTCGTCTCTAGACTCACGACAAGAGCGTTTTATGGCTCTTCTCTCTACCTTTAGAGAGAGCTTGAAAGAAGTGAAAGATATTACCCATACACGAATTCTTCGAGGGCTCTCAAATCTACTAGAGCATACAACTCGGACCAACTTCTTT encodes the following:
- a CDS encoding DUF3419 family protein, yielding MIQMQLSEASQPQTDTKEILKGAVQQNAIHNKQGILEKLFCLWFDGMVYNQIWEDPVVDAQALNLNERSKILTISSGGCNLLNYLAYDPAEIHAVDLNPNHMQLARLRLAAIEYLPDYPSLLQFFGSAKGPENLVAYEKYIRPHLDDQARHFWESPSMFRVGASRRIDFFAKNLYNYTRSGFFIRLLHWLCRLAKCSPEKILEARSLEEQRDLFQKHLAPTFEHWLVKTFGKLPITVYSLGIPPQQFTALKEDAESIVDVYKRRIERLACNFPVQENYFAWQAFARQYNVNEQNALPLYLQEEHYDTIRSRVARITTTVTTTTSFIQNAQEGSLNAFVFLDSQDWMTQQQVINQWQAIADAGEPGSRIIFRTAGSRSPIGDLLPESLLSQFVYHSELSKELYEKDRSAVYGGFHIYERR
- a CDS encoding methyltransferase domain-containing protein, which translates into the protein MSHLRTEIKGESLNRAENKGEVTSAQPPSSEPGIDSQASSHSSDNHEHRSHGELLNNIYSLQRHFYDVTRKYYLFGRDHILKEIIASRPESLLEIGCGTGRNLFILERMVQASVQAGHTTQAPELFGLDASTEMLAYAKKHQPTKSQIHFAYGYAESFGPSELFSRGTFSDILFSYSLSMIPESILALNHALTLIPKGGRVWIVDFWDQSGYPIWFQKLLQWWLRLFHVEFSPELFSHIKALPDQWSSIDTLRKHGAYSVSLRPVGRKYGYLACITRDATN
- a CDS encoding sigma-54-dependent Fis family transcriptional regulator, whose translation is MNELKILVADDDPQMQLALKAGLSRNGHSVSVVSDGAAALEAVSQESFDLLITDQQMPNMTGLELLKAVQEKFSQLPVIMITAHGTITQAVDAMQQGAADFISKPFRNEELQRVVDRVVSPEVTQHRKTAGSQGAMGRPIVTQDSLMKRVLEVCESVSRSDATVLIQGESGTGKELVARLIHDSSPRVHQPFVAVNCAALPESLLESELFGHEKGAFTGAQTKKIGKFELAHGGTILLDEISEMELGLQAKLLRVLQEREVDRVGGKSPISVDVRVVATTNRNLEDMVQRGEFRADLFYRLNVIPVTLPALRHRKGDVKILTEHFLKKYLGAQAPQLPVEVLNALQAYQWPGNIRELQNAVERAAILSSGRTLEQRDFLLTDNVLANVAGGAPSLRESIDIVARPEGSEEIQSVITEDENLQDSLQIIPGMTVHEVERTLIIETLKANDDNRTQAAKSLGISIRTLRNKLNEYREQGFIAR
- a CDS encoding sigma-54-dependent Fis family transcriptional regulator, which encodes MQGSQGCAAVSDNSALYFSSSEGGTTHPITSNFQQNSFAGIISQCNKMQGVFSVLEKVAATDATVLILGESGTGKELVAHALHTLSKRRGKIVPVNCGAIPEEILESELFGHEKGAFTGASNNKIGRFQLADGGTIFLDEIGEMSPKLQVKLLRVLQDQIIEPVGSTRSIPINVRIVAATNKDLREEVKAGRFREDLFYRLQVVPIELPALRERGSDISLLAQYFLQREGLNLKRSNLHFSSQALLQLTSFEWPGNVRELENLIRRLAVLADNDEITIRDLPAYLQGEGSQAQDSAVQVAEIPEKGLDFNTVVDSFESNLILKALEKTEWNKKAAAELLQLNRTTLVEKIKKKGLERFRTEIPLTAEPVRPQFAFSN